Genomic DNA from Parambassis ranga chromosome 5, fParRan2.1, whole genome shotgun sequence:
CATGCCTGTCCACCATGCTCCTCAGGGATACAGTGCTTTTGTGTAGGTTGTTTATTAAgaacatatgttttttttagtgaagTTATTTGCTCTCCAAACTCCTTGTAATGCTCTGTCcttggattgttttttgaatttGTGTGTATCTCATGTGCTTTCAGGTCCATCATGCGAGGCTGTGAcaacatgtgcagttattgcaTTGTTCCCTTTACccgggggagggagaggagtcGACCTGTCAGTTCCATCCTTGAGGAAGTTCGTATGCTCTCTGAACAGGTAagttacaacaaaaaaaatctaaattttatttaaataaaagaacaaacaacATATATTTCCAAGAGTCAAGAGtacattttttacttttactttttggAGTTTTTTACCATCAAGACAGTTATGACTTATACTTAATTCTGAGAtgtgtttatctgtttttttcatcAATATCAGGGTGTGAAGGAGGTGACATTGCTGGGTCAGAATGTAAACAGCTACAGGGACACATCAGAACAACAATTTTTTGGTTCAGACCAGACCAAACTCAGCCGCGGCTTTAAGACCATCTACCAAGCCAAACAGGGAGGGCTGCGCTTCTCTGACCTGCTGGACAAAGTTTCACGTGTTGATCCTGACATGAGGATCAGATTCACCTCTCCCCACCCAAAAGATTTTCCTGATGAGGTTTGTACTTATCTGGCCTTTTAATTTAACTTGTACACACATTCCCCAAAACACCTAATGACAATCGACTGTTGAATTCTGCTACAAAGCCCCAGTCCATTCTGTAGATTATTAATGGCTTGTATTCCTGGAATTTTTGAGGCTTCCTGACTTAGTCTGCTTGTTGGTCTTTCCAGGTTTTACATCTGATTGCGGAGCGACAGAATATTTGTAAACAGATCCACCTACCAGCCCAGAGTGGAAGCAGTCAGGTCCTAAAAACAATGCGGCGTGGGTAAGAACAGAGTTTGTAACATTTCCTAAAGTGTCAATAAGTTCTTCAATAATAAGGCCTTTTTGTTAAAAAATGCAGTTACACAAGAGAGGCCTACCTTGATCTTGTGAAGAACATTAAACAAATCATCCCAGGTAAGCACAAAAATCAGATTTGCCCTTTGTTTATCATAAGTCTGTAGGTCTGTGTGTTATTCTCAGTAGGATcttttagtaaaaaaaatgtacctatACAATCTAAACTAAATCTGTGATTGTTTTTAGGAAGGGAAAAATCCAAAATCTTGGAAATCCCTTTTCTTTTAAAGGAATTTTTATTCACACCCCTTAATAGTTTTTGTGTATCATCATTTATGTTTTTGGGTCAGATTTGAGTCTCAGCAGTGACTTCATCTCAGGCTTCTGTGGTGAAACTGAGGATGACCACCAGCAGACTCTGTCCCTAATTAGGGAGGTGGGCTACAATGTGGGATACCTATTTGCCTACAGTATGCGAAAGGTGAGCTCTTGATACATCAAAAGAATATCGGTAATTATAGAGTTTAATCCATATCTGTGCTTTTCAAACCCTTTATCTTCAGACCCCATTCATCATTGAgctttttacatttgttttaactGTGCTTATGACTTAGAAAACTCACGCCTTCCATCGGCTACAAGATGATGTGCcagcagaggtgaagcagcGGAGGCTGGAGGAGTGCATCAGTGTATTCAGAGAGGAAGCTGCAAGGGTCAACACTGCTCTCATTGGCAGCACACAGCTTATACTAGTGGAGGGAGTGAGTACTGCACACATGACTGACACATGGGGCTCAATTATTTCCTGAATTGCAAAACAAGAAAGGCTGCCCTCACATTCAAAATCAAGGGTAGATAAACTCCTAGTATATACTGTATGATCCACATCTTTGTTAAAATATTAAGATATTTGAGCATGCTAGCTCACAAGGTTCTTGTAGCAAAATTGATTTTGCAGACTTATGATCCTTCAGTAACACTTTTCAAGGAGACTTCGATGAGATTATTTTCTatagaaatacagaaaatgaactagTAATTTGTAACATTATGGGTAAAGGTAGTCGTCTTGTACCACTGCGCCGGGTTACTTTAACCTGTTACCAGGCAACACTGCTCAACTCTGGTTTCCATTTTATGCAGGAAAGTAAAAGATCAGAAGAGGACATGTGTGGGAGAACAGACGGCAATATGAAAGTGATTTTCCCCAAAGAGAATGTTGCTATTCAGGCTGCAGAGTTCAGCACTGCACCAATCAGCCCGGGAGATTATGTTTTGGTCAAGGTAGGAGGTAGttcatattattttattactcATTACTTTATTGGTTTTATTTACTTACCTTGTGACAATTATTAAATCaatgtattttaaattatttaaaataaccAGTTGagttgagttaaaaaaaaagttagtaaAAAGATCAAACACGAGCTCACAATTGTCTGCTAAATAAACATCTATCACcattatgtttttatatcaCTGTTTCTGTCCTCTCTTGTTTTTACTGAAGTTCTGTATTAAAAAGGTGATGCAGCAATCAAAGTGTAGTCATGGTAATACATACACTTAATTTCCGTATTTTTAAGCCTCTGTGCTTTCCTATCTttttgattttaaatgattAACAGGGATGAAAATGTTTGGAATTAATCCAATATACAGCAAATGCATTCTAACCAGTGACCTCACCACACATTTAAATTTGCACAACTGCTTGTTTTTGCTGTTATTCTTTCTAATGAAAGCCAGGTCAGTAAAAAAAAGCTGTGCAAGCCTCAAGCAGGTCATCATGTTATCGTCTCATCAAATTCCATTAAACTGACTAATAACTGTGTGTTATACTGCTTATTGTGGTTCAGTTTAAATTTACAGTACATGGAGTCATTAATGCTATGATGTCTTCTGTCTTCCTGCTATAGATATTAGCGGCCAACTCACAAAGCCTGAGAGGACGAGCCCTCTGTCACAGCTCCCTGAGATGCACGGTGATGCCCTGTGAAACAGTGCAGAGGATGCAGTTTGATGACCATATAGCCCGTGTGGACACAACCATGATTGAAACATGTCATTGATGACACAGCTGACAGTGTAGGAAACAGcaacatttcttctttctcctgTCTGACTTTAAGAATAGATGGAGGCTGGACAGACTGGAATAATGAGTTATGGAAACACAAGTTAACACAGTCAATATCAGAAATGTGTGCATACAAGTTTGTCTGTTGAAGTAAGTTTGTTTAATGCACATTACTGGGACTGATGTGTTTTGTCTGAACCAGTGCTGTTTGATTGATGCTGTGGCATTTTATAGGATTCAAACTGCAGTGAAAATGCCAACGATCAGCAGGTTTTGAAAAACGCTCTGTGAGCCACAATGTCAGAAACTTTAAAACAATTTACCAAAAGTCAGCAGCAGAAAGTGCTGCGATCTGCTTATGAAGGAGCACGTTATGTAAAAAAAGATGATTGTGGTGACAGCAGTAGCGAACACTGTCCTGCACAAATGTCTCTTGTTATGATGTAACTGCAGTAACTCAGTTGCCCTCATTTACAACTCATATATCGaaaaagcttttatttattaaaaaaaacaagattctTGCAGTAGAAGTCAGATATTTCTGTTTCGGCCTAAAAAACACACTCTGGTTGTGGTGTTGCCTCCATGTTGGCATGTTGAAGTAAACCTTCTTCAGGAAGGATGCTCAGCCATTGAATTTAACATCTGTCCCAATCAGCATGTAATCCTGTGGAGAACAGTTCACAGCTTAAGATATAACTCCTGCTCATCTCTTAGTATGATAGTACCCTAGATCTCATTAAAAGCTCTCATCAACTAGCTCAAAAGCATGCAGATGTTTAGACAATATCAAGTCTCTGACCTTCAGGACCTGCAGCTGGGTGTTCACCAGCTTCATCTTTCCAATTGTAGGAAGAGGGTATCCCTTAGCAAGCTGagctgtgaaatgaaatgtATACATTTAGATCTACTCCTGTGGCAAACAGCAATTATGTGTTAGTGAAGAATGTTTATATTAATTGGGGTGCAGCTCAAAAGGCTTTGCTGGAAAGCAATCGTGAACAGAAGCACCCAATCAAGGAgctaaaaatgacaaataaaaaaatgtagaaatataTAGATAAGagctatttatttgtttatccaTAGCATAGCAAACTTGCTGGCTGGTTTGaaataaattgttaaaaataccttaaaggtagggtaggagattttgaaaactcagtgagagtcagccagattttgaaagtaaacacacgcccctttctctcgaagttcaccccaaagccacgcctcccaaccagtctgtgacttcgaccatcatgcacgtacctctctggtgcgtgcagagcaggaagagagtgacaaccagccaactctatgcgcaggggcgcctcgcaggattggctgatgttatgctagcattttatagcttccacagatgattaatattcttcgttttaaagcgaaactactggattgtaaagagaagttacactaatttaacaaaaagtgcatcagaatgaaatctcctaccctacctttaaaatgacaCTATTAAAGTATAATCAAATCCAAGCTaaaaaatttcatttttttcatcaaaACCACTTTATTTTACGTTTGAATTAAGAAATCTTAAAGattctgaaaaaaatgaaattctgCACTGCTCAGTGCAGTCATCAACACAAATCCTGCAGGTTTTGGCCTGATCAACAGAgttgaacagaacagaatataTCTTGACATCTTGATTTCTATAATACTAGACATGACTGTATCTATGGAGCTGCAGCACTCAACTtgcagtaaaaataaacatgcagtGATCAGGTGATGAGCTAAAATGAGTATGAACTTGACTTGTGAGTATGAACCTCCATCACATATCAGGATATCCATACTaatctatatattttttaaaacctGTAATGAGCACATAAAATATAATAGAGGAGCTCCATCTTAGCCAACATATaacatgtttaaatattaatgcATCAGAAATTGTTATATATGTTAACCCTTTTATTCTTCGGGTTTGTGGCCTAAGCTGTGAATATACACAGAGCAATCCACTGGAGGAACTTTTGCCCACTGGAGGTGGATGTAGTTTCTAGTTTTGAGAAATGAAAAGCTCCTGAAGCATTGGGTGGAAAAACATACTTACCATTCACTTTGGGTATCACCACCACTTTGAGGACCATCTGGAGGATGTTGTCAAGTGAGCTGACCTGTAGGTTAGGATTAGTGTGAGTTTGCTTTGGATGGTCGATGCTGTGAGTTGTATTAGAATGCAGCTCTCACCTGAAATTGCCCCACGTAACTTGTGCCCAGGGTCAGATCCATTCTGTGCAAAGTAGGCATCATTAGAATGTCATGTTCATCTTTACATGGACCTCTTGGCCCTGTTTTCCTGTGCTGAGGTTTTTAGGTGACTTACTTGTTGAGGGTGACAGCTCCAGCCAGCCTCATTCCACTGATGAATATGTGTGCACTGACACTGGACTCCTGTTAAGACGGTGGTGGAAATGTAAAAGAGTTCTTCTAATGCCCTTTCTTCATATGAGTGTGCAGCTTACCATGTTTAGGACAAACAGAGGGGAAAGCGTGCTGTTGGGTTGGATAGCATAGGCCGTCACTGTGGCAGTGGCCTGAACTGTCACGTTGTTGGGTTGAAAAGTAATGATGGGATTCTTCACAGTCTTCACCAGCAGTTTCATCATTAGACCTGGGAACTGCTTGGCAATCTAAAAATGCACAGATACAGCTGACAAATTGCAGTAATTAAACATTCTAATCTAATCACAGGGAGGCATTGTCACCTCTGGGATGAAGACTCCAAATGTTCTGGTGTTGAGCCGGAAGGGAGAGCCCTGTGGGATCTGAGCAAGAAGGGTTACAGATCAGCGTGATGACATGAAAGTAGATGTGAGCCTGGAAAAAGGAGAATTCAGCTTACCATG
This window encodes:
- the cdk5rap1 gene encoding mitochondrial tRNA methylthiotransferase CDK5RAP1, which encodes MEYLRTLKPVFTITKHWKHVRRIHPRYCSNTSVTPIEKKKTTAGKFKSPISSGPSLQDFIKGVAVHKTPVDDDHSDKHSYLSEDLELGNSRKVYFETYGCQMNVNDTEIAWSILQRKGYQRTDKLKEADVVLLVTCSIREKAEQTIWNRLQQLTTMKKKRLKTHTPMKIGILGCMAERLKTELLEREKLVDVLAGPDSYRDLPRLLTIADGGNQASNVLLSLEETYADIMPVHHAPQGYSAFVSIMRGCDNMCSYCIVPFTRGRERSRPVSSILEEVRMLSEQGVKEVTLLGQNVNSYRDTSEQQFFGSDQTKLSRGFKTIYQAKQGGLRFSDLLDKVSRVDPDMRIRFTSPHPKDFPDEVLHLIAERQNICKQIHLPAQSGSSQVLKTMRRGYTREAYLDLVKNIKQIIPDLSLSSDFISGFCGETEDDHQQTLSLIREVGYNVGYLFAYSMRKKTHAFHRLQDDVPAEVKQRRLEECISVFREEAARVNTALIGSTQLILVEGESKRSEEDMCGRTDGNMKVIFPKENVAIQAAEFSTAPISPGDYVLVKILAANSQSLRGRALCHSSLRCTVMPCETVQRMQFDDHIARVDTTMIETCH